In one window of Merismopedia glauca CCAP 1448/3 DNA:
- a CDS encoding DNA-directed RNA polymerase subunit alpha, with translation MTQFQIECIESKTETNYGQYSKFVLEPLERGQGTTIGNALRRVLLSNLEGAAVTAVRIAGVNHEFATIPGVREDVLEILLNMKEIVLKSYTHQPQTGRLTAQGPGRVTAANFKLSSEYEVVNPNQYVATLSEGADLEMEFRIETGKGYKAIDKLREEGAAIDYLQIDAVFMPVQKVNCTVEDMRVDGSLEKDRLILEIWTNGSLTPQEALSKAAVILLDLFSPLKNMDLAPPDQSPSDTPDAKNQIPIEELQLSVRAYNCLKRAQINSVADLLEYTYEELLEIKNFGQKSAEEVVEALQRNLGITLPNEKSAKA, from the coding sequence GTGACCCAGTTTCAAATTGAGTGTATAGAGTCAAAGACAGAAACTAATTACGGTCAGTATAGCAAATTTGTCTTAGAACCTCTAGAAAGAGGGCAAGGAACTACTATTGGTAACGCTTTAAGGCGGGTGTTGCTGTCTAACCTAGAAGGAGCAGCAGTTACAGCAGTAAGGATTGCAGGTGTCAATCACGAATTTGCTACTATTCCAGGAGTTCGAGAAGATGTGCTGGAAATCCTCTTGAACATGAAAGAAATAGTCCTCAAGAGTTACACTCACCAGCCCCAAACTGGTAGATTGACGGCTCAAGGTCCTGGCAGAGTAACAGCAGCCAACTTCAAGTTATCTTCAGAATATGAAGTGGTCAACCCCAATCAGTATGTGGCCACCTTGTCTGAAGGTGCAGACTTGGAAATGGAGTTTCGGATTGAAACTGGCAAAGGCTATAAGGCTATAGATAAACTGAGAGAAGAAGGCGCTGCGATCGACTATTTGCAAATAGACGCTGTATTTATGCCAGTACAGAAAGTCAATTGTACGGTAGAAGATATGCGGGTAGATGGATCGCTGGAAAAAGACCGCTTAATCTTGGAGATTTGGACTAATGGGAGTCTGACCCCCCAAGAAGCTTTAAGTAAAGCTGCGGTGATTCTCCTAGATTTGTTCAGTCCCTTGAAAAACATGGACTTGGCTCCTCCAGATCAAAGCCCTTCAGACACACCAGATGCCAAAAACCAAATCCCCATCGAAGAGTTGCAGCTATCGGTGCGGGCTTATAACTGTTTGAAGCGCGCTCAAATCAATTCAGTCGCCGACTTACTGGAGTATACTTACGAAGAGCTACTAGAGATCAAAAACTTTGGTCAAAAGTCGGCTGAGGAAGTAGTAGAAGCTTTGCAACGGAACTTAGGAATTACTTTACCTAACGAAAAGTCAGCTAAAGCTTAG
- the rpsK gene encoding 30S ribosomal protein S11 codes for MARQPTKKTGPKKQKRNVPTGLAYIQSTFNNTIVTIADPKGEVISWASSGSSGFKGAKKGTPFAAQTAAESAGRRATEQGMRQVQVMVSGPGAGRETAIRALQGSGLEITLIRDITPIPHNGCRPPKRRRV; via the coding sequence ATGGCTCGACAACCTACCAAAAAAACAGGTCCCAAAAAACAGAAACGCAACGTTCCCACGGGACTGGCGTACATTCAATCTACTTTCAATAACACAATCGTTACGATCGCCGATCCTAAAGGAGAAGTTATTTCTTGGGCTTCGAGCGGTTCTAGCGGTTTTAAAGGAGCAAAAAAAGGCACCCCATTCGCCGCCCAGACAGCAGCAGAAAGTGCTGGTCGTCGGGCGACAGAACAGGGAATGAGACAAGTTCAAGTGATGGTAAGCGGGCCTGGAGCCGGTAGAGAAACAGCTATTCGCGCTTTACAAGGATCTGGTTTGGAAATTACGCTAATCCGCGATATTACCCCCATTCCTCATAACGGGTGTAGACCTCCCAAACGCCGTCGCGTTTAG
- the rpsM gene encoding 30S ribosomal protein S13: MARIAGVDLPRDKRVEIGLTYIYGIGLSRSQEILANTGVNPDIRVKDLSDAEVASLRESIETNYQVEGDLRRWEGMNIKRLIDIGSYRGRRHRQGLPVRGQRTRTNARTRRGRRVTVAGKKKPAAKK; encoded by the coding sequence GTGGCACGGATTGCTGGGGTAGACCTACCTCGTGATAAACGAGTGGAAATTGGTCTGACATATATATACGGTATTGGCTTATCTCGTTCTCAAGAGATCTTGGCAAATACGGGAGTTAATCCTGATATTAGGGTTAAAGATTTATCTGATGCAGAAGTAGCTAGCCTCAGAGAATCTATCGAAACCAACTATCAAGTCGAAGGTGATTTGAGACGTTGGGAAGGAATGAATATCAAACGTCTAATTGATATTGGTAGCTATAGGGGTCGTCGTCATCGTCAAGGGTTACCCGTTCGAGGACAAAGAACTCGAACCAATGCTAGAACTCGCCGAGGTAGACGGGTAACTGTAGCTGGTAAGAAAAAACCAGCAGCAAAGAAATAG
- the rpmJ gene encoding 50S ribosomal protein L36 codes for MKVRSSVRKICEKCRVIRRRGRVMVICSNPKHKQRQG; via the coding sequence ATGAAAGTTAGATCTTCCGTACGCAAAATTTGTGAAAAATGCCGCGTAATTCGGCGTCGTGGTCGGGTCATGGTAATTTGTTCCAACCCAAAACATAAGCAAAGACAAGGGTAA
- the infA gene encoding translation initiation factor IF-1, translating into MSKQDLIEMEGTVTESLPNAMFRVSLENGYNVLAHISGKIRRNYIKILPGDRVKVELTPYDLTKGRITYRLRNKK; encoded by the coding sequence TTGTCTAAGCAAGATCTCATAGAAATGGAAGGCACAGTTACAGAATCTTTGCCTAATGCCATGTTTCGCGTCAGTCTAGAAAATGGTTACAACGTTTTAGCTCACATCTCTGGCAAAATTCGCCGTAACTATATCAAAATTCTCCCAGGCGATCGCGTTAAAGTCGAATTGACCCCTTACGATCTCACCAAAGGTAGAATTACTTACCGTCTGCGGAATAAAAAATAA
- a CDS encoding adenylate kinase, producing MTKLLFLGPPGAGKGTQAKILAESCQIPHISTGDILREATAKGTPLGQQAKSYMDRGELVPDSLILDLVRDRLSQPDTVSGWILDGFPRNVSQAKFLDDLLQDLNQVYNCAVNLDVPDEVLVSRMLGRGRADDNEETIRRRLEVYREQTTPLIDFYSQRDSLVSVDGDRPISEITAALKDLMTQSQS from the coding sequence GTGACAAAGTTATTATTTTTGGGACCTCCAGGGGCAGGCAAAGGGACTCAGGCGAAAATATTAGCCGAAAGCTGCCAAATACCTCATATTTCAACTGGGGATATTTTGAGAGAGGCTACAGCTAAAGGGACTCCTTTAGGACAGCAAGCTAAATCTTATATGGATCGAGGCGAGTTGGTTCCAGATAGCTTAATTCTAGATCTGGTACGCGATCGCCTCAGTCAACCCGATACTGTCTCTGGCTGGATTCTAGACGGCTTTCCCCGTAATGTCAGTCAAGCTAAGTTTTTGGACGATCTATTACAGGATCTGAACCAAGTCTATAATTGCGCTGTCAATTTGGATGTCCCTGATGAGGTGTTAGTATCGCGAATGTTAGGACGCGGACGAGCAGATGATAATGAAGAGACGATCCGTCGTCGTTTAGAAGTTTATCGGGAGCAAACAACACCTTTGATCGATTTCTATAGCCAACGAGACTCTTTAGTCTCCGTAGATGGCGATCGCCCCATCTCCGAAATTACAGCCGCTCTTAAAGATCTAATGACCCAATCTCAATCCTAA
- the secY gene encoding preprotein translocase subunit SecY codes for MDISRDKAPTAQETFMQMAQAAGLRGRLLVTLGLLILVTLGTYIPIPNILITGQALADLKGNTLLQFASFFTRGVVFIGQGEQERAIVGLFALGILPYINASIIIQILTTALPALENLQKNEGEAGRRKISQITRYVTLGWAIIQSIGITFSLLQRYATADAGPWFIPITALVLTAGSMFVMWVSEVITERGVGNGASLLIFLSIVSTLPSSFGQVLEQAGSGDNEIVGKVILLLLVFLAMIVGIVFVQEGSRRIPIISARRQVGRRLYRERSNYLPLRLNQGGVMPIIFASAVLVLPYSLSQFAANFTRNDPDSFLAKASVVLGEASRYLSPGVGNPQPWVYVIFYVTTIIFFSYFYASLIINPVDLSQNLKKMGASIPGIRPGRTTSEYIERVMNRLTFLGAMFLGLVTLVPTAVESSLGITAFQGFGATSLLILVGVAIDTAKQIQTYVISQRYEGMVKQ; via the coding sequence ATGGACATAAGTAGAGATAAAGCCCCGACAGCGCAAGAAACTTTCATGCAAATGGCACAGGCGGCTGGCTTGCGCGGTCGCCTGTTAGTTACTTTGGGGTTACTAATTTTAGTGACTCTCGGCACCTACATCCCTATTCCTAATATTTTAATTACTGGTCAAGCTCTAGCAGACCTCAAAGGAAATACACTTTTACAGTTTGCCAGCTTTTTTACTAGGGGTGTCGTGTTCATTGGTCAGGGTGAACAAGAGCGTGCCATAGTTGGTTTATTCGCGCTGGGGATTTTGCCCTATATTAATGCCTCAATTATTATCCAAATCCTGACCACTGCTCTTCCAGCTTTAGAAAATCTTCAGAAAAATGAAGGTGAAGCAGGAAGGCGGAAGATTTCTCAAATTACCCGCTATGTTACTTTAGGTTGGGCAATTATTCAAAGTATTGGGATTACGTTTAGTCTCTTGCAGCGTTATGCAACTGCTGATGCTGGACCTTGGTTCATACCAATAACTGCTTTGGTTCTGACCGCAGGTTCCATGTTCGTCATGTGGGTGTCTGAAGTAATTACTGAGCGTGGAGTCGGGAATGGAGCTTCTTTACTCATATTTTTGAGTATTGTCTCGACCTTGCCAAGTTCTTTTGGACAAGTTTTAGAACAAGCTGGTAGTGGAGATAACGAGATTGTGGGGAAAGTTATTCTCTTACTATTAGTGTTTTTAGCCATGATCGTGGGAATTGTCTTCGTTCAAGAAGGCAGTCGCCGAATCCCCATTATCTCTGCTAGACGACAGGTAGGGCGACGGTTATATCGCGAACGCAGTAATTACTTACCCCTACGTCTGAACCAGGGCGGTGTCATGCCGATCATTTTTGCTTCCGCAGTCTTGGTTTTACCCTATTCTTTGAGTCAATTCGCCGCCAATTTTACTAGAAACGACCCCGATTCTTTCTTGGCTAAAGCTAGCGTGGTTTTAGGGGAGGCATCTCGCTATCTCAGCCCTGGAGTAGGTAACCCTCAACCTTGGGTGTACGTAATATTTTACGTGACTACGATTATTTTCTTCAGCTACTTCTATGCTTCACTAATCATCAACCCAGTAGATTTGTCTCAAAATCTCAAGAAAATGGGGGCAAGTATCCCTGGAATTAGACCTGGACGAACTACTAGTGAATACATCGAACGGGTGATGAATCGGTTGACGTTTTTGGGAGCTATGTTTTTGGGTCTAGTGACTTTGGTGCCTACAGCAGTAGAAAGTAGTTTGGGAATTACGGCTTTTCAAGGTTTTGGAGCCACTTCATTACTGATTCTAGTGGGGGTGGCGATTGATACCGCTAAGCAAATCCAAACTTACGTAATTTCTCAACGTTATGAAGGTATGGTCAAACAATAA
- the rplO gene encoding 50S ribosomal protein L15 codes for MRFEDVGPKAGSKKRPRRVGRGIAAGQGASCGLGMRGQKSRSGSGTRPGFEGGQMPLYRRLPKLKHFTVINRKEYITINVGDLASLPANTEVSLASLKEAKILNGNRGPLKILGNGELNVALNIKAAAFTTGARQKIEAAGGSCEII; via the coding sequence ATGAGATTTGAAGACGTAGGACCCAAGGCAGGTTCTAAAAAACGTCCCCGCCGCGTTGGTAGAGGTATCGCCGCAGGTCAAGGCGCTAGCTGTGGTTTGGGGATGCGCGGTCAAAAGTCTAGATCTGGTAGCGGTACTAGACCTGGGTTTGAAGGCGGACAAATGCCTTTATATCGCCGCTTGCCCAAACTCAAGCACTTTACAGTAATTAATCGGAAAGAATACATTACGATTAATGTAGGTGATTTAGCCTCTCTCCCAGCGAACACTGAAGTCAGTCTAGCCTCTTTAAAAGAAGCCAAGATTCTCAACGGTAATCGCGGTCCTTTAAAGATTTTGGGCAATGGAGAGTTAAATGTAGCCTTAAACATTAAAGCCGCAGCTTTTACCACGGGCGCTCGCCAAAAAATTGAAGCTGCTGGCGGCAGCTGTGAAATTATCTAA